From Halomicrobium salinisoli, the proteins below share one genomic window:
- a CDS encoding SLC13 family permease has product MAVVFALVLASLVLFATERVPVDVTAIGVMVTLLLVEPVTEVAADAGLLGSPIYVLHQPGDGVSPVSVGLSGFSSTATITVLAMFVLSAGVQRTGVVQLLGSKIAGLTGDSEFRQLGATVGIVGPISGFINNTAAVAILLPMVTDLARENGVSPSKLLLPLSYASMFGGTLTLIGTSTNILASELSGRLAVEDPARYSALGEFSMFEFTQLGVVVLIVGSIYLMTVGRWLTPERIAPETDLTEEFGMAEYLTEVVVRDDSPLTGQTVREAIEETDVDVDLVQLIRGDETFLEPLGPKTIRPGDVFAVRTDRDTLVDLMDTEGLDLVPDARVDEDTLDVAEEGGQNLVEVVVSPGSSLIGESLATATFRQRYDATVLALRRGGEVMRQRMDHVRLRVGDTLLVEATAASVDRLNNNPDFIVAQEVERPDFRKSKIPIAVGIVGLVVAAAALTPIHIAVAALAGALGMILTGTLRPPEIYEAVQWDVIFLLAGVIPLGLALEATGGAGLIADGIVAVAPALPPLVVLGMLYVVTALLTNVISNNASVVLMIPVAAEAAVQLGANPFAFVLAVTFAASTAFMTPVGYQTNLFVYGPGGYRFTDYLRVGAPLQAIFAVVTTLGIAFFWGLTP; this is encoded by the coding sequence ATGGCCGTCGTCTTCGCGCTCGTGCTGGCCTCGCTCGTCCTGTTCGCCACCGAGCGCGTGCCGGTCGACGTGACGGCCATCGGCGTGATGGTGACGCTGCTGCTCGTCGAGCCCGTCACCGAGGTCGCCGCCGACGCCGGGCTACTTGGCTCGCCGATCTACGTCCTCCACCAGCCCGGCGACGGCGTCTCGCCCGTCTCCGTCGGGCTGTCCGGCTTCTCCTCGACGGCGACGATCACCGTGCTCGCGATGTTCGTCCTCTCGGCGGGCGTCCAGCGCACCGGCGTCGTCCAGCTCCTCGGGTCGAAGATCGCCGGGCTGACCGGCGACAGCGAGTTCCGCCAGCTGGGCGCGACGGTGGGCATCGTCGGTCCCATCTCCGGGTTCATCAACAACACCGCCGCCGTCGCCATCCTGCTGCCGATGGTCACCGACCTCGCGCGGGAGAACGGCGTCTCCCCGTCGAAGCTCCTCTTGCCGCTGTCCTACGCCTCGATGTTCGGCGGCACGCTGACGCTGATCGGCACGTCGACGAACATCCTCGCCAGCGAGCTCTCCGGTCGGCTGGCGGTCGAGGACCCGGCCCGGTACAGCGCGCTGGGGGAGTTCTCCATGTTCGAGTTCACCCAGCTCGGCGTCGTCGTCCTGATCGTCGGCTCGATCTACCTCATGACCGTCGGCCGGTGGCTCACGCCCGAGCGGATCGCGCCCGAGACGGACCTCACCGAGGAGTTCGGCATGGCCGAGTACCTGACCGAGGTCGTCGTCCGCGACGACTCGCCGCTGACCGGCCAGACCGTCCGCGAGGCCATCGAGGAGACCGACGTCGACGTCGACCTCGTCCAGCTGATCCGCGGCGACGAGACCTTCCTCGAACCGCTCGGGCCGAAGACCATCCGTCCGGGCGACGTCTTCGCCGTCCGGACCGACCGGGACACCCTCGTGGACCTCATGGACACCGAGGGGCTGGACCTGGTGCCCGACGCCCGGGTCGACGAGGACACACTCGACGTCGCCGAGGAGGGCGGCCAGAACCTCGTGGAAGTGGTCGTCTCGCCGGGGTCGAGCCTGATCGGCGAGTCGCTCGCGACGGCGACCTTCCGCCAGCGCTACGACGCGACCGTGCTGGCGCTGCGCCGCGGCGGCGAGGTGATGCGCCAGCGCATGGACCACGTCCGCCTCCGCGTCGGCGACACGCTGCTGGTCGAGGCCACCGCCGCCAGCGTCGACCGCCTGAACAACAACCCCGACTTCATCGTCGCCCAGGAGGTCGAGCGGCCGGACTTCCGGAAGTCGAAGATCCCCATCGCCGTCGGCATCGTCGGCCTCGTCGTCGCCGCTGCCGCGCTGACGCCGATCCACATCGCCGTCGCCGCGCTGGCCGGCGCGCTGGGGATGATCCTGACGGGCACGCTCCGCCCGCCGGAGATCTACGAGGCCGTCCAGTGGGACGTCATCTTCCTGCTGGCCGGCGTCATCCCGCTGGGCCTCGCGCTAGAGGCGACCGGCGGCGCCGGGCTGATCGCCGACGGCATCGTCGCCGTCGCGCCCGCGCTCCCGCCGCTGGTCGTGCTCGGCATGCTGTACGTCGTCACGGCGCTGCTGACCAACGTCATCTCCAACAACGCCAGCGTCGTGCTGATGATCCCGGTGGCGGCCGAGGCGGCGGTCCAGCTCGGCGCGAACCCCTTCGCCTTCGTGCTCGCCGTGACCTTCGCCGCCTCGACGGCCTTCATGACCCCCGTCGGCTACCAGACCAACCTGTTCGTCTACGGCCCCGGCGGCTACCGCTTCACGGACTACCTGCGCGTCGGCGCGCCGCTGCAGGCCATCTTCGCCGTGGTGACGACGCTGGGCATCGCCTTCTTCTGGGGCCTGACGCCCTGA